Proteins from a single region of Parambassis ranga chromosome 18, fParRan2.1, whole genome shotgun sequence:
- the LOC114451197 gene encoding kelch-like protein 10, which translates to MNVYTDLREQGLLCDAVIRVEDDDFPIHRVILVKYPYFRALFTCLSEADNNVYSIPDISSDMMKLIIEFAYTGSVNMTESNARRLFMAAYSLNIVKLVQICCSFFEKTLRPDNCIGIWQFTKNYHAPELQLKAFHYVLSHFEEVAFGEEFLQLSAQDVSDIISRDNLNVRQEAAVFEAIIRWITHEPKKREEHAAFLLSELVTDNWICQTMVSEVDCKDKILGRPRLPSAILLAIGGLKSSKDLPIGSIYNVIGAFDVRANHWMNINLSELPRSDHGAAFLDGYVYCVGGFDKAFTATNDVRRFDLSTQTWQEVAPMYYRRDTVSVTVLNGCIYAIGGYDEHTYLSSAEFYQPKTNQWLEIAPMHEQRSDASCTALNGKIYICGGYDGNEELQTAECYNPETNQWTLISPMSSRRSGVGVIAYDNHVYAVGGSDGTSFLQTAEVYNPHTNTWRNVSSMMTPRCNFGIEVVEDRLFVVGGFNGITATSTVEYYDSETNEWSQACDMDVGHIALSCCVLSGLSNMADYTIPRDS; encoded by the exons atgaatGTGTACACAGATCTCCGTGAGCAGGGGCTGCTCtgcgatgctgtcatcagagtggaggatgatgactttcccatccacagagTCATCTTAGTGAAGTacccttacttcag agctctcttcacatgCTTGTCTGAAGCTGACAACAATGTCTACAGTATTCCTGacatatcctcagacatgatgaagcttatcattgagtttgcatacaccggctctgttaacatgacagagtccaatgcacggaggcttttcatggcagcttaTTCCCTTaatatagtgaagctggtgcaaatatgctgcagcttttttgaaaagacgctccgcccagacaactgcatcggcatctggcagttcacaaaaaactaccacgcccctgaactgcagctcaaggctttccactatgtcctcagtcactttgaggaagtggcttttggcgaagagttcctgcagctctcggcccaggatgtcagtgacatcatcagtcgtgacaacctcaatgtgagacaggaggcagctgtgtttgaggccatcattcggtggatcacacatgaacctaaGAAACGAGAAGAACACGCAGCTTTTCTCTTGTCAGAG ctggtgacagACAACTGGATCTGCCAGaccatggtctctgaggtcgATTGCAAAGACAAAAtcctcggtcggcctcgtctgccttctgccatcctattggccattggaggcttgAAGAGCAGCAAGGATCTACCTATAGGCTCTATCTATAATGTAATCGgggcatttgacgtccgtgcaaatcactggatgaacataaacCTTTCTGAGCTTCCTCGGTCCGATCATGGTGCAGCCTTCCTCgatgggtatgtctactgtgttggtggctttgacaAGGCGTTCACAGCCACCAATGATGtgcgcaggtttgacctgagcacacagacatggcaagaggtggcaccgatgtaCTATCGCCGCGATActgtgagcgtgactgtgctgaacgggtgcatctacgccataGGAGGCTATGATGAGCACACATATCTCAgtagtgctgagttctaccagcccaaaaccaaccagtggcttgaaattgcacccatgcatgagcagaggagcgacgccagctgcacagcactcaacggcaag atctacatatgtggtggatatgACGGGAATGAGgaactgcaaacagcagagtgctacaacccagagaccaaccagtggaccctgatctctcccatgagcagccggcgcaGTGGAGTAGGAGTTATTGCATacgacaaccatgtttatgca gttggtggctctGATGGAACAAGCTTTCTGCAGActgctgaggtctacaaccctcacaccaacacctggcgcaacgtgtcctccatgatgaccccccgctgcAACTTTGGCATTGAAGtggttgaggaccggctctttgttgtcgggggcttcaaTGGCATCACTGCCACCTCTActgttgagtactatgacagtgagacgaatgagtggtctcaggcctgtgaCATGGACGTCGGCCACatcgctctgagctgctgtgtgctttctggtctttccaacatggccgactacaccatccctcgtgattcatga